The Ahaetulla prasina isolate Xishuangbanna chromosome 4, ASM2864084v1, whole genome shotgun sequence genome has a window encoding:
- the LOC131197892 gene encoding olfactory receptor 10G6-like, translating into MECLNQTAPYKFILSGFPYPEELKFPLLLFFSVVFILTLSGNVLIIGVVISDLQLHKPMYWFLCHLSILDMAFSAVVVPKVMAGFTPGGKVISFGGCVSQLFFFHFIGCAECFLYTLMAYDRFLAICKPLHYTNLMSWKACLSLSLGTVIGGGLNSALLTTLTFHLPYGEDNYVDYVFCDIPAMLKLSCVDVQFNELMSIVDVSFITMTCFLLILASYAYIFTAILKISSSEGRQRAFSTCSAHLTVVCIYYLPVFYHYMRLGSQNSVDSVVSVFYTTITPLLNPVIYTLRNKDIKTALVKTGW; encoded by the coding sequence ATGGAGTGTCTGAATCAAACAGCACCATACAAATTTATCCTCTCGGGATTTCCATATCCAGAAGAACTAAAGTTCCCCCTGCTTCTCTTCTTCTCAGTTGTGTTCATCTTGACTCTTTCTGGAAATGTCTTGATCATCGGGGTGGTGATCTCCGACCTTCAACTGCACAAGCCCATGTACTGGTTCCTGTGTCATCTCTCCATCCTGGACATGGCCTTCTCAGCCGTGGTGGTCCCCAAAGTTATGGCAGGATTCACTCCGGGTGGAAAAGTTATCTCTTTCGGAGGATGTGTGTCTCAGCtcttcttctttcatttcatcGGGTGTGCAGAATGTTTCCTTTACACCTTGATGGCTTATGACCGATTCTTGGCCATTTGTAAACCTCTCCATTATACCAACCTCATGAGCTGGAAAGcctgcctctccctctccttgGGTACCGTAATTGGAGGCGGCCTCAATTCTGCACTTCTGACAACTCTCACCTTCCATTTGCCTTATGGAGAGGACAACTATGTTGACTATGTCTTTTGTGACATTCCTGCAATGCTGAAGCTGTCTTGTGTTGACGTACAATTTAATGAGTTGATGAGCATCGTTGATGTGAGCTTTATAACGATGACCTGTTTTCTCCTCATCTTAGCCTCTTATGCTTACATCTTCACAGCCATTTTGAAGATCAGTAGCAGCGAAGGACGGCAGAGAGCCTTCTCCACTTGCTCTGCCCATCTTACGGTGGTGTGCATATATTATCTGCCTGTATTTTATCATTATATGAGGCTAGGTTCTCAGAACTCTGTTGATAGTGTGGTAAGTGTGTTCTACACCACCATCACCCCTTTGTTGAACCCTGTGATATACACACTTAGGAACAAGGACATTAAGACCGCTCTAGTGAAAACTGGGTGGTGA